Part of the Methanofastidiosum sp. genome is shown below.
TTCTTAGTAAATCAAGGGCCCTTCTAGCATCTCCATGTTCTTGGGCAGCAAAAGCCGCACAAAGAGGAATTACCCCTGGAGTAATTACAGATTCATTAAAAGATATTTTTGACCTGTCTTCCAATATATCCATAAGTTGTGGAGCATCATATGGGGGAAAAATTATTTCTTCTTCGCCAAGAGAGCTTTTGACTCTTGGGTCTAAGAATTCAATGAATTTTAAATCATTTGAAATACCAATAATGCTAACCCTAGCATTTTCTAAATCCCCATTTATTCTAGTTAAGTTATACAGAACATCGTCCCCTCCTTTTTTTAGGAGTTGATCGACTTCATCAAGAATAATAATAACTAATTTCTTCTCACTGTCAAGACTTTGGGAGAAAACATCATAAATTTTATCTGTAGGCCAACCAGTAAGTGGAACAGACTGACCAAAATACTCAGATAATTTCGATAACAATCTATATTGTGTATCAACGACTTCACAATTGATATAAATAAAAGTAATTGGCATATCCATCTTAATATTTGAACATAAGTCTGGTTTTGGAAGGCCTGTATTACAGTCAATTGAAGGAGATGTTTTCAAAAAAGCTTTGCCTCCAACTTTTTTTACAAGACCATTTCCTACATATTTTACCACTACAGTTTTTCCAGTGCCTGTCTTACCATAAACAAATATATTTGAGGGAGTTTCTCCTTTAAGTGCAGAAACTAAAATTGCAGCTAATTTTTCAATTTCATTTTTTCTATGAGGTAAAATTTCAGGAGTATATGAATGTCTTAGAACTTCTTTATTTTTAAAAATGGAATTAGACAACAGAAGTTCATCGAATAGATCATCAAGGGAAGATTGCTTACTCGTTACAAAATCTTCAACGCTTGAAGCAATAGTATATTGTAGTTCCTCTTTATCTGAAACTTCAGAAAAGTTTTTAGCTTTTGAATTTTCGTCGTACTTTAAAGGCATTCGTTCGTCGTTGTTATTCAAATGTATCACTCTAGTATTCTATGTTACAGCTATCCTTTTTATATATTTCTCCCACCCCTTTATTTCCACTGCAAATTTCAACTAATAGAAAAAATTGGATTAAAAGGAAAAATATTAACACTAGAAAAACTAAAAAGAGAATTGTATGACTCTTTTTTCTAAAATATTAGTTTTAATAAAAAAGTGATCATGTTTAATATATCAAGTTTTAATTAGTCAAATGAATGTGAAAAGAAGAAAAACTTATAAAGTTGAAAAAACATAAATAAATGGGATTTTATAAAATTTTAATAAATTAAACAAAAAGAATTATTAAATTTTAGCTTCCACTGGAAATAAAGGGGTATCTCTGTAAAAAATAATTTAAATGAATATTTTATTTTATTATTATGGAAGACAATGATAACTACTTTGATAATTATAGAAAGGCTGGAAATATACTAAAGACAGTCAAAGAAGAATCAAGAAAATTAGTTACTAGTGGATATAAGCTAGTTGATTTAGTGGAATTTATTGAGAAGAAGGTAATTGAAATGGGAGGCTTCCCTGCATTTCCATGCAATATTTCTATTAATAGTGTTGCAGCTCATTATACCCCTAATCTGAATACAGATCTTGTTTTAAAAAGCGGCGATTATGTAAAAGTTGATATAGGGTGTCATATCGAAGGATGTATTGCTGATACAGCATATACAGTAAAAGTAGACGAGAGTGATGATGAACTAATCAAAGCAACTCAAGAGGCCTTAAAAAATGCAATAGCTGCAGTTGAGCCTGGAGTAAAAACTAATTATATCGGTAAGATTATTGAAGAAACAATTAAAGATTTTAATTTCAATCCCATAAAAGAACTATGTGGTCATGGGCTTAAACCTTACATTTTACATTCTGGGATTACTATACCTAATTATAATAGCAATGTTGGATCAAAACTTAAAGAAGGAGATACTTTGGCAATAGAGCCTTTTGCATCTACTAAAGCAGGAAAACTAAAGACTTCAGAAGAAGTGTATATATTCAAGTATCTACAGGATAGGCCTTTAAGAGATCCTAACTCGAAAAAATTACTGAATGTTATTAAACAAAATTATAAAACTTTGCCATTTGCAGAAAGATGGTTAGAAAAAGACTATGCTGGCCTTAAAATTAACTTCTCTTTAAGAAATCTTATTAGAGCGAATACTATTTATCCTTATAATGTCTTATTAGATAGCGAAGGAGGTTTGGTGTCTCAAGCTGAAAATAGCTTGATTGTAAATTCAAGTGGCTCTGAAGTATACACCTAAAAAGTTATGATATGCATGATTTGTGGGAAACAGGTCATTTACCCATATATATGTAGACTTTGTGGAAGAACAGTATGCATATCTTGTATTTCAGAAGGACAAATTTGTAAAGATTGTATAAAAACTGGAAAAAAATATAAATAAATATATTTTTCGTTATATTTATTTAAACATATCCATAATTCCGAAACTTTTTTATATGAATAAATATTAAAAAATACAACTTTAGGAGGGTAATTTTAATGAAACATATAGTTTTTGATGAAAAGAAATGTGCCGGTTGCAACCTATGTGAACTTTTTTGTTCATCCAAGTGGTACGATGCATTTAATCCAAAAAAATCTAGGATAAGAATCAGAACGGAAGATTATGCTGCACCCAATTATAACGTTTGTTTACAGTGTGATGATGCTCCATGCGTTGAAGCTTGTCCAACTGACGCACTAGTAATTGATCAAGACTTAGAAAGAGTTGTTCTTATTGAAGATAAATGCATTGGCTGCAGGTTATGTGTTAAGGCCTGCCCATATGACGGTATTTATTGGCATAAAGATTACAAACTACCAATTAAATGTAATTTATGTGAGGGCGATCCAGAATGTGTCAAAATTTGTCCAAAAAATGCATTATCGGTAGGTGATTAAAATGGTTTATGGTTATGCAGGTAAAATATTACATATAGATCTCACAACAGGAAAAACTGAAGTAGAAACACCAAATGAAGAATTTTATAGAAAATGGCTTGGTGGAAATGGATTTATTATAAAATACCTTTACGACGGAGTAAAAAAGGGTACTGATCCGCTATCTCCTGGGGCTGTTTCTGTATTTGCATCAGGCCCTTTAAGTGGGACTTTGGCACATGGTGCTGGAAGGACACACTTTGGAGCAAAATCTCCTCAGACAGGACTTCTTGCAGACAGCAGTGCGGGTGGAGGATTCGCCGCAATGTTAAAATATGCAGGTTATGACGCTGTTGTTATTAAGGGTAAGGCAGCTTCACCTGTAATGATTGTTATTAACAATGACAAAGTTGAAATTAGAGAGGCTGAAAGATTTTGGGGAGTTAAAACAATAGAAACTCAACATAGACTCAAAAAAGAGTTAACGCCAGAATACAAGATAGCATGTATAGGGCCTGCCGGAGAAAAATTAGTCCCTATGACTTCAATTGTCACTGACACTAGAGTCGCTGGAAGAAGTGGTAATGGAGCTGTTTGGGGATCAAAGAATCTCAAAGCCGTAGCTATATATGGAGACAAAGATGTTAAAGTAGCAGATATGGCAAAAGTAAAGGCACTTTATGGAGAATTTGCCCAAAAAGCAAAAGAAACTTTAGCAGGTCTTTCTAAATATGGAACTACAGCACTTCCAGCAAGTATTAATGCATTTGGCGGCATGGGAACAAGAAATATGCAGTTTGAAACATTTGAACATGTTGATAAGATTGGCGGTGAAACACTTAATACTCAACATTTAATTAGGCATAGGTCATGTTTCAGCTGCTGCATCCACTGTGCAAAAGATTTCAAAGTCAATAAGTGGGATGATGTTTCAGAAGGGCCTGAATATGAAACTCAGTACTCTTTTGGTAGTATGCCAGCTATTGGTGACGTTGACTATGTAATTGCTGCTGATAGACTTTCAGATGAGTATGGAATAGATACAATTTCTGCAGGTGTAACTGCTTCAATGATTATGGAGTTAATGGAAAGAGGTCTTTTAACAGAAAAAGACACTGGCGGGAAAACCTTCAAATTCGAAAATGGTGAAGATCTGTTAGAGTTAGTTAAAATCATTGGGGAAAAGAGAGGCGAATTTGGAGAATTAATTGGAAAAGGAACAAGGGCAATTGCAGAGAAATTAGGTGGAGACGCCTATAAATATGCTTTCAATGTAAAAGGTCTTGAGCCTGCAG
Proteins encoded:
- a CDS encoding AAA family ATPase gives rise to the protein MPLKYDENSKAKNFSEVSDKEELQYTIASSVEDFVTSKQSSLDDLFDELLLSNSIFKNKEVLRHSYTPEILPHRKNEIEKLAAILVSALKGETPSNIFVYGKTGTGKTVVVKYVGNGLVKKVGGKAFLKTSPSIDCNTGLPKPDLCSNIKMDMPITFIYINCEVVDTQYRLLSKLSEYFGQSVPLTGWPTDKIYDVFSQSLDSEKKLVIIILDEVDQLLKKGGDDVLYNLTRINGDLENARVSIIGISNDLKFIEFLDPRVKSSLGEEEIIFPPYDAPQLMDILEDRSKISFNESVITPGVIPLCAAFAAQEHGDARRALDLLRTAGEIAERQNAKKVTEPHVRVAKDRIEQDRISEVIKTLPTQSKLILYSVYLLEKYMPGEIITGDVFNIYKDLSNILKLDILTQRRVSDLISELDMLGILNAKVVSKGRYGRTREISSGVPPTQIKALLENDFKIKKVSGYVPPIQHRLI
- a CDS encoding type II methionyl aminopeptidase; protein product: MEDNDNYFDNYRKAGNILKTVKEESRKLVTSGYKLVDLVEFIEKKVIEMGGFPAFPCNISINSVAAHYTPNLNTDLVLKSGDYVKVDIGCHIEGCIADTAYTVKVDESDDELIKATQEALKNAIAAVEPGVKTNYIGKIIEETIKDFNFNPIKELCGHGLKPYILHSGITIPNYNSNVGSKLKEGDTLAIEPFASTKAGKLKTSEEVYIFKYLQDRPLRDPNSKKLLNVIKQNYKTLPFAERWLEKDYAGLKINFSLRNLIRANTIYPYNVLLDSEGGLVSQAENSLIVNSSGSEVYT
- a CDS encoding 4Fe-4S dicluster domain-containing protein — translated: MKHIVFDEKKCAGCNLCELFCSSKWYDAFNPKKSRIRIRTEDYAAPNYNVCLQCDDAPCVEACPTDALVIDQDLERVVLIEDKCIGCRLCVKACPYDGIYWHKDYKLPIKCNLCEGDPECVKICPKNALSVGD
- a CDS encoding aldehyde ferredoxin oxidoreductase family protein encodes the protein MVYGYAGKILHIDLTTGKTEVETPNEEFYRKWLGGNGFIIKYLYDGVKKGTDPLSPGAVSVFASGPLSGTLAHGAGRTHFGAKSPQTGLLADSSAGGGFAAMLKYAGYDAVVIKGKAASPVMIVINNDKVEIREAERFWGVKTIETQHRLKKELTPEYKIACIGPAGEKLVPMTSIVTDTRVAGRSGNGAVWGSKNLKAVAIYGDKDVKVADMAKVKALYGEFAQKAKETLAGLSKYGTTALPASINAFGGMGTRNMQFETFEHVDKIGGETLNTQHLIRHRSCFSCCIHCAKDFKVNKWDDVSEGPEYETQYSFGSMPAIGDVDYVIAADRLSDEYGIDTISAGVTASMIMELMERGLLTEKDTGGKTFKFENGEDLLELVKIIGEKRGEFGELIGKGTRAIAEKLGGDAYKYAFNVKGLEPAGHSPRAQKTMSVGYATSPRGGSHHDARPIEYGLPPEKRNTTEGRALNAFNTQNWTCLGDSLVVCHFAEKIYGTSVAQAHADWINAVTGWNTTLDEVRLMAERFYTMERLFTIRESGKARSADTLPWRAMNEPIPTGTSKGMYTTQEELDTMLDEYYDLRGWDRKGVPTKATLKRLGLEEYS